The Quercus lobata isolate SW786 chromosome 9, ValleyOak3.0 Primary Assembly, whole genome shotgun sequence region TTCCGACAATCGATAGGTACTTCTAGAAATATGATATATCACCATTTCAAAATGACATGTTAGAGCagataaaaatcatatactaGTTGGTctagaaattagaaaaaatttataggCCACAAGTAAAAATAGTACAAGTGAGACATACTAGTAATTGATTAAGTggactcttttatttttgttcccctGAACTCTGAGTTGATTACTTGATTGAGGCCACAATGTTGCGACAGGAGGACAATATATTATTGCAACTATGGTTGACATAACTATTATTCATTACATGCCACAACTCATGTTAATGGAAGTCACAATTGTTGCCGATCAATGGACAAAAAGTGTCACGATAAAATATTGTTGAgaactgggaaaaaaaattgatggctTCTGAAACTTGAGGTGATAAATGACAGATAATAAAGAGTACCACCTTTGAGTGAAAATTTAGACTCTTCGGTTAATTATAGTTGCTAAAATCCTGACTTATAGTCAGATTTACTAagattatcaaatatatatatatatacatatttatatacCAAATATCTTTGATCCTTGATTAAACATAAACatctttttgagaaataaaatatCCAATAAATTGTAATTGTTCATTAAGCTTCTTATAGTTGTTTAACATATGAGCTTTTCCTGTTTTATTCTCACTATGGTTTCTTACCATAAAAGTGGGACTAGAGTgaagatttttttgtttcttctatcatttttttttttttaatttttataaagtttCTAAATTTGAAGGTCAAACTCATATCTTGTCTACTGTATATTATGGGTTTGACTATAATAATGACACTGGGAtcttttaaattacaaaatagaGGGTTTCTTGACTGTAGTTTCTAAGAATTTTCACTGAAATTTTATTCAAGAATGATATAGATACAATGAGATGAATCTAAAACATTAATTGGATGAGACTCACCATGCTTTGTTGGTGCAAAGTCTTAAGTGCATCTATACTTGTGTTATTCAAGTAATTGAATAATAACAAACTCCTATTTTAGTGTTAATTGCCATTTGCCATATATTTCTAATGAATTTGCATCAAGTACAAAATTATTTAGGAAAGTACTGCGTCATAAAAACTCTTCCAGCGTATTGGAACAGTATTTTTGGTAGGATAAATTTGTTCTTGTTCAACCAAATCAAAATATTCTTACTTTTAGTTTATAAGTCTACCATTAATTTCTTTGGACGGCAATAGAATTCTTCATAAGCATTCATTTTTCGGAAGAACATTCCACCTAAGCAAGTAAAAAGTAGTGGCATTCTTCTTTTTAATGCTATTTTGAACTTGAATGCAACAATAAATTTCAATCACCAGGAATATTAACTATTATGTTCAACAGGCTTCACCAACATTTACCACACGTAAACTTTTGTAGTGAATAGTGATTGCCATTAGATATGAACAAGTATCCCAGCTTTTATTAATCATTGTTATTGAACATCATTGTGAATTCTACATATGAATGAAAAAGATACAACAGTCATGCGCTAAAGAATCTTTTTACCATTTGCTAAAAGAAATGGAGGCCTTACACGCCTGTTTCAAAGTCTTCAACTGGGTGAACTAAAAAACATTTGGGACCAAAAAATCCACAGAACCTCAAGCATAATCATCAGTAGAGACTTTTTCACTTACAGTAGAACCAAATTGGGGACCACCCTTACGAAATGCAATAAGAAACTCAATAGGGTATCCTTTCAGCTTATGAGGCACAAGCCCAAGATCACTGAAAGTCAAAGCTGCAAATTCCACCACCAAAATCAAGAGAAATGATAGAATAATATGACTGAAATGGAATACTTATAGTTTaccaaagcaaagaaaaagagaggaaaactTCAGACAACAAACATGCAAAAAGAATAACAGGCCAAAGCTAAACTCACCATTCTCTGAAACGACTGTGTCTTTAGTTAATGCAAGGATCTGATCAAGGTTGAACATGAAGGGAACGGGTAATGGAAAGGGAACTTTATTAAGTAAAAATTCTCGTGGCATTGCAATAGCCTGAAAGCATTTACAAACATTTGTAATTAGgattcacataaaaaataataaaataaaataaacacatacacaaacatATAGTAATCCAATTGTTCAGCGTCTACCAGCTAACAAAGCAAGATACAATCATATACAGCAACATACATGCCAACAACTTAAAAAGACATGATAGCCAAAAGTAAGTCACAACACATATGAGAGCCTCATTAAGAAACAACTGTCAGGCACATATAAACACGCACAATGCGTGCTGATTGTTGGAACATGTGACATCCTTCTATATTTTCAGAATTAGGGCTACAAAAAGAAATGTCATATAAGGAAACCAGTCTAATTTGACATGCAAGAACGCAGAATATGAGTTCCAGTATACATGTCTGATAGAGTTTTTGTTACGGCATCATTCATTAGTACATTTGAAGCAGACTTTACCCTGCTAGTCAatcatcaaatatatttttggctTCCAGAAAACAATAAGAAGTTAAACAAAACCTGAGAGTTACAcaggaagtgccatttgagctagaagTCATTGGCAAAAATTCAGATTTTAGAGGAGGtatttcaatgaaattaaaatCAAGAAGCCTCCCCATACATCATGATCTATTAAGATGTGTGACACAAATTTCAGATGTCTGATAAATATTCACTTATAGATACTTCAAATAAGGTTTTCCTAAGGCAAATAAACCCAACCATCTAAAGTAACAGAAGCTAAAATGAGCTTATCAGTGGCACTAAAAACAGAAGATTCAAAAAGATTCGTTTCCATTGGCCCTAAAATATTGACACTGTCTATTTACCTTTGCAATAGGGAAAGGAACTTTGACATAGCGAGGCCATTCCCGGATCACATCATACATAATTTCTGCCTGGAGTTTGCAAAGATCTCAGTTAAAATCAGTACATATCAATAGGAAAACGGGAAAGATTAGAAAGAGATTTACCAATTCATGTATGGTATAGATATCTGGCCCACCAAGTTCATAAATTTTTCCCATGCTGGTGCCATCATCTTTCAAGGCCGCAACAATTGCACCAGCAACATCAATAACATATACTGGTTGGATTCTGCATATAAGCATTTATCAGAAAAATGTCCATAAAAATGGATGCTGTCATTTCTGCAGCATAATTTGTTGATTCTGCACCCTCATTAATGAGGGTGATATTAAggtaaaaatatcaattatattACTGAAAATTCCCCAGACTAAAAACCCCATCCTGACATTGCTCagctttacaaaaaaatatctCTTGGGCTTAAATTGGCAAGTGCTCGTTAGTGAGCCCACAAGAAAGTTACACCTCTACAACTGGTGTGCGTTTGGgaattgttgaaaaaagtttaaccttttgctttttgttagcttttttgcaaataatctagcttttagctttttgtaacaaatttaacaaaaaagtccaaaaactatatattttaataaacacTATGCAAATAAGCtaacaaaaataagtaattCCCAAACGAACACCTGGTATATTTTCATCAAGAAATTGTGGTTTGTTGTGGAGAGCCAAAGGAAGATTGGGGGACAATGAGATTGACCACCAGTGTTGGGTAAAGTCGGATCTCCTAGATGCCTGCGATCGAGTGGCACCAAACAAGGGGCAttagtttttttcatttgttctcAATGTCACAATGGCTGTGGCTTCAAATTTGCATCCTTCTAATCTTACTATTTTATAGAAGATAGGACCAACGCACCAACCTCACATCAACCAATGGTCCCCACATCACcaataacacaaatatataagaTACACACCCCAAAAGATAACCCCAACTCCAGCaagctagggttttctttccctttccAATTAGGGTTTCCCACCACACTCCCAACCATCCaattcctctctctccctctttctgcACAATTGGATcagattttgatgatgaataGGTGAAGCCAGGAAAACACATGAAGGACATTGCAGCAATAACATACCAGTCAGGTCTTTCCTCAAGCAATGTCAATCTAACCATCTCTTCgaacaaaacccaaattgaATGTGCCACCAAGTTTTTGATCTTTACCCGCAAGTAGTAGCCAATTTAAACCCAAGAGATTATTTTTTAGGACCAAGCACTGTCAGGAAGGAGCTTATAGTCTCAGATTATTACGGTAATATAACAGCTATTTTGACAAAAAGCTGCTGCCCTCATCAATGAGGGTGGAGAAGCAGCAAATAATGGTTCACAATAACAGCAcccccaaaaaattaaaacttaaagaaccGCCATGAGTTACAatgaaaacttttgaaatttaaccattacataattttattacCAGACTGCAAATGATAGATTCAAGACATACTTGGTAGATCCACCACCAATGAGTGGAAGGAAGCCATAGTTTTTTGCAGAACGTGCCCAAGTATTCATAATCCTATCCTCTGTTCCAACCATTACAGCAGGTCTCATAATTGTGGCCTGCACAAGGAACTGCATGTCAGAAATTCTGTTCTCAAAGGCAGTGTGGTCagatttaaaattaagaaagcACATAATACAGacttttttgcatcatcaaaccTCATATCaacaagaaatatcaaattttaatggATGAGTCCATAGCCGACTACATAATTAAACCACAAATACATTAACATTTTGCTTGAAGttgatttcatttcatttttaaaaaattacctagtgtttgtcaaaattttcctaaatagTCATAAGCTTTGCTGCCCATTAAAGCTAAAATCATAAAgtctcttattttcttttcttttttatttatcctTGATAAGTTACAAtaatcatgtaattttttttttggaagcaaaagagagagaatgagggaccaaaaaaaatcataagttttacAAAGACTTTCACATCCTCCATCACAAAGAAAGACAGAGCATGTAAGAACTTTATAAAAGGCTAGCATATAACAAGACAAATGACATTATAATTCCACAAAAATGCCATATGTACAGTACATTTGTTAGGTGGGAAAAGTAAAGGTATATAAGAGGGTataaagaaaatggaagaaGGATTGATATTCTCTCATTTGTAGAGTAGAAGAGTTCTATTTGAACCCATCATTTTTAATCTTCCTAAACTAAGGGGAAATATGAGAAATAGTCTTACATAGGTGATTTGACAATATGATCCTTCTAGTTTATTAAAAAGGAGTCATACAAGGACATGATACAAAAatgctttgttttctttttaagtagaAAGTGTTCCGTTTGTCCTTGTATAGCTTCTTTCAAAAGGGCTTCCGCTTCCACTTTTCTATTCCTTCAGACAAAGACTAAtcatcaatcaatatatatatatatatatatatataagcagagaCCTTATGTGGGAGAGCATGACGTTCTGCCATATAGTGCActctttgaaaagaaaattgaattacTCTTAAGCCACAttagagataagaacaaatttaaaaatagggactctttatttcctttggttcaatatttcaagactACTATTGGTTTCCTTtgattcaatgtttcaagactacTATTGATTTTCTTTGGTTCAATACTTCAAAACTTTTCCTCTCTCACATACACAAAACTCTTTGCATTTCCATTCACCCTTTTCACCCCTTGCACTTCTACTCCTTTATATACACATGCCCATAGCCCTTCATGCCATCCCATCTCAAATACACCCAGACCAAAAACgatgtcatttaccttcaaCCTTTCAATGACATCTACATAACTCCAACATTGTCGTACCATTTGATTGTAACCTGTATGTATAGGATGTGACCAAAGAAGGGGGtttgcattttttattcaatgacaaTAGCTTACAGTTTTGATGTTGAAGTCGGATGTTGTGgattttgtgttgattttgtgAAGGTTGTGATTGCCTTTTAAGTCTTTAGGTGTTTGGGATTTTGGTGTGAAAAAGTCATAactgtattttattttagaactaaatagaaagaaaaagaaaccttcgaattgtgattatttatgaatttagctattttttattttgttttagaacacataatttgtatatttttcacTACTATTTTGTGCAGTATGAGCCAtagtgataaaataaaaatcaatgatGAAGTCAAAGAGTTTTTTGTGATTTTAGCCAGTTTCTCTTTGTTTAATCACATTCTCTTTATGCTAATACTTAtaaatgattttcttaatttcattGAGATAATGAATTGGATGTTTGAGATTGGGATCTCCATATTTGGTTGTGAGAATAAAGCGGTCGAGGAATTGTTTAGGTTAGGGACAGAGCCACTCTCGAACAATGAGGCTACCacttatatcacttttttacatAACAATAACCACTGAACACATTAGCAAGTCATAAAAACGTTTttaactctagcattttcctccttttaaacgctataaaaaatttatagatctaaaatctaaaataaaaaataaaatatacaagcccaaaaaaaagtaGCCCAGCagcaaaaattaccaatagcaaaaatatttaaaaattaagctcaatcaaccaattttatcTAAAACAAACAACCTGGccctttgaaaaaatttaaacaaaataattttgtccttaccCAGCAGTACACATCAaagacactaaaaaaaaaaaaaaaaaattcacagtAAAGCCAGAGGCCAGAACCGCCACACCAGCAGCAAAGCCGCCCCCAAGTTCAAGTCCCGGCTCCATCTCTGGTTGATGTGGTTccttaaatttatgtaattttaggatataaaagtattttacTACTATCAATGTTATTTTTGGTCCTCCTAACCTTTTTTGTTCCCTCAACTTAAATCAAGTCACTCTGTTTCACTGGTGCATTAACCGCTCTCCTCTGAACATAAACTATCTCAAGTGATTCtctctcatcttttcatcaataaggGTCACTACTGTCTTTAAACCACCCTCCCAAATGGATCTTAAATGTATTAGGTATTATTCTTTGGCTCAGCCATTGATTTAAACTAAGCATCTTGATCCTAGGTCCATTATCTCCTTTGTGCCCAAGACTGCAAATCAACCTTAGAGTAAAGGtgcaatataaatttttattttaatgacaTGGGACCTCACCAAGGCAGTACCCTTTAGACTCACCCCTGAGAATTAAACCATGGATACACAACCTCACTGACCAAAACTGTGTATAGGTAAGTTTAGGGAACTTCTAGTGGGGATCAAACCCAAGATGTCTAGATCTACAGCTCATCCCAAGCCTCCAACCACTAGGCTGCACCCTAACGGGTGGTGCAAGATAAAGATAATAGTCCATCCTATGTGTAGCTAAACTAGTACATAGCTTTATTAGTTAAGATTGCTCTGGCTTGATTGATACTgtttcaatcttttcttttatatacaaaaatggGGATATAGCTAGCATTAAACCTGCAAGCATATTGGGTTAAGGTCACTAACCATATTCCTAGCAGTAATGTATGTAAAACTCACAAGAAGTGTCATTATCAGCTTAGgctaaaggaaagaaaagagtttaCTTCAGGTATCTCTCTCAAAACAGCTTCCTCTGCAGCAGCTTTAGCCCTTAGCAGTCTGGACGGAGATGATGGAGATGCCCCCAAACAAGAAACTTGAATGAATCTTGCGATACCACCATGTTCTTTGGCAATCTGCACAAGTTAAAGACTAAAGAGTGAAATAACTACGAAGGAAAAGAAAACTACAAACTAAGTCTCCTGGAAAAACATATCATGAAACACCAATTCAGCAAAGTCttttggttattttggtaaGAAAATTAAGTTACCTCTAGCTGGAATCCATTATATGTGGTATACCAGATAGTTCAGTTCCCACAGTGCAACTCTAAAGTAAATCACACTCAACTTACTTGCATTTAGTACTGAATTACTTGAGATGAGGTATCACCATGATATAAAGCATCACAAAGAGTTTATAGAGTAACATCCCCACcccccaaataaataaataaacaaaaaaaaaaaaaaaaaaaaaaaaaaaaaaaaaaaaaaagaagaagaagaagaagaagacaatctTCCTAATTTATATACATAAGGTAAGATTAAAATCCATAATAAAAGGTATCCCTCAACCCTATTTatcccaaattatatatttttcatgatatGAGTGATGAAATCATAGAAAAACAGTGAATAAGTTTgcatttttctcatttgttaTTGATGATGCTTCTTCAAGCCGATACAGAAGAGAAGAAGAGCAGCAATAGTTTTGGGAGCATACAGGAACTACAAAATAAAGACAATGTACACATAGGAACCTACCATTGCAAGTTGTTCAGCCATGGAAAAGTTCACTTCCTCAAAGCTATAGTTCCTTGTCTCATACTCCCTTCCTGTCAATGAGGGTAGTTACTCAGGTAAGTACATTCACAACCTCCAAGACTGagaaaacaagtgaagaaagtCTACCAATCAGATTGAGAACAACGTTAGCCTTCGCCATAACAGCCTTAATCGAGTTTTCATCTCTTGGGTCGTATTTCATTGGTACGATCTGAGTAATTGAACAATGAGACAAACAAGCAATGCAGTAGACTAAATAAATGAATGGTCAAAACAACCACAAATTGTATTTTCAAGCATATGAAAATATTACGAAATAATTTACCTGTCCCAAATCTCCCATCAACTTGAGATGGCGAGGATTATCCTCAGAACCTCGGAAAGGAACTAACACTTGAGTTCCTATTTTAGCTGTGGAAGAAAAGTAAAGTATCAGGCTATCAGCACAAATCACCATAAGAACTAACACTTGAGTTCCCATTTCATTGATTGCACTCAAGTTAATAACGGTTACATTCACCAACTGACCTAGCTGTTGAACCACATAACGACCAAGGAACCCTGTAGCTCCAAACACTGTAGCAACTAAACCACTGCAAAACACAGCATTATActtttcaaatttatataaGCAATCACATTATGAACTCAACCATTTTCTGCAGAATCTAATCTGTTAATTTTATATTCAACCAGAAACAGAGACGTGACAaatttttcccccaaaaaaaaaaagcttaatctttgtttggttgctgagaaaatgattttttttttttttaatttattgaaattttcttcctTAGGTCCatgaattaccaaaaaaaatcatttgctaGAAATCTCAGAATGATAATTTTTTCCTACATTTTCAGACCAACCAAACACTGTAGCAACTATACCACTGCAAATACAGCATTCTTCGTTTCGAATTTATTTAAACAATCACATTACTAACTCAACAATTTACTaattcaaccaaaaacaaaatacaagaCCAAAATTTCCCACAAGCTGCATTCCgaggaggggaaaaaaaaaagattaataagtttaatctttgtttggttactgagaaatgaaaggaaaaagagcaaaaattattgaattttgtttcctaaGGTCCccaaattaccaaaaaataaaccaaaaatcaaaaatgtTCACTAGGTAGAAATCTCAGAACGACAAACACAATATTTCTCTCAATGTTCCTACATTTTCCGATCAACCAAACACATTATAGagggaaaagtgaaaaaagCAAACCTAACGGAGGATCTTCCACCAGTGCCTTTGCGAACAAGGTGGCCGACGCCTTTGGTGGCCAAAGTAGATCCGTACCGTGGATGATCAGCTCCATAACCTGcaagcaagaaagaaaaaaaattgataatgtccAATTTGACCTTGTGAATGAGAGCAGAAATTACAATCGGAAAAGGGTAGAGAGGGAATGGGAAATTACGGTGATCGGAGCTGGAGATGGAGTAGAGGGACTTGAGGGATGAGATTGAAGCCGACGATGACTTCAGAGATTGCTGCTGCACTATACGCCTCGAAATGGCTTGCATCTTTGCTGCACCTCAgttacagagagagagagagagagagagagagagagagagagtgtgggTTGGGAAGAAGAAGTTTTGGAAGGTGCTAACTTGCGCATTCTGTGTGAAGTTTGGATTTCGGTCCATCGGTCTTGGGATTGGTTCCTAGTGGGCTTTGCTCTAAactttttgggattttgggctgacccaataatatatatgataatatgtttgtataaaaaattataaaatgatattgataatatcttcttcttttttgggagGAACATAAAATGATAATATCTCTTGAAGGTTTTTGTTAATGCAATAATTAAATCAATGTCTTCTATCTTTTAATGAAGtattcaatttatatatatttctacaTAAGCCATGGACAAAATAACCCTTTTTTTCTTGAGTTTGTACAAAGGACACTCTCATTTTAAGTCCCTACGAATGAGTAAAAATCTAACATTGTAAAATTgaatagatttatttatttgagttaATAGAAATCTTAATGGAAAGTGcaatttatataaatgaatAGGAAATCTCATTTCAATAAATCTTAATGAAAGTTGGTGTAATTTACCTGCAATTGAAGATAggataaattacataattttaattaatttttagatttacaaacaaaatgtaataaatcttataagttgtaattataatttataacctACGtatacacccaaaaaaaaaagcctccatgacacataaagaaaaaagactacaaaataaatttaaaaaatctttttcttttttttttcttttttttgagaagcaaatctaaatagataaatatagaTTAATGAAGTTATGATCagtttgagtgtttttttttttttttttttggttaataaaatACCACTTGTTGTTTATGTAACAGGTCTTTTAGTGCCATGATAGCCCTTATATGCaatttacttgattttttgtAATAGCTTTTAATTAATATGAATTT contains the following coding sequences:
- the LOC115960675 gene encoding NADH dehydrogenase [ubiquinone] 1 alpha subcomplex subunit 9, mitochondrial, with protein sequence MQAISRRIVQQQSLKSSSASISSLKSLYSISSSDHRYGADHPRYGSTLATKGVGHLVRKGTGGRSSVSGLVATVFGATGFLGRYVVQQLAKIGTQVLVPFRGSEDNPRHLKLMGDLGQIVPMKYDPRDENSIKAVMAKANVVLNLIGREYETRNYSFEEVNFSMAEQLAMIAKEHGGIARFIQVSCLGASPSSPSRLLRAKAAAEEAVLREIPEATIMRPAVMVGTEDRIMNTWARSAKNYGFLPLIGGGSTKIQPVYVIDVAGAIVAALKDDGTSMGKIYELGGPDIYTIHELAEIMYDVIREWPRYVKVPFPIAKAIAMPREFLLNKVPFPLPVPFMFNLDQILALTKDTVVSENALTFSDLGLVPHKLKGYPIEFLIAFRKGGPQFGSTVSEKVSTDDYA